A window from Mycolicibacterium tokaiense encodes these proteins:
- a CDS encoding pirin family protein, which yields MPAITVDTQTMLTLPRIAAAAAGDTERPVRSVTTGPRGYEGEGFPVVRAFAGARAVDLDPFVHMDQMGEVEYQPGEPRGTDWHPHRGFETVTYMIDGRFAHQDSHGGGGLIADGATQWMTAGSGILHIETPPAELVESGGMFHGVQLWVNLPKKDKFAAPKYQSIEGEQATLLTSTDGGALVRIIAGEIDGHAGPGSTHTPITLAHATIEPGAELNLPWNRDFNALVYILSGRGAVGPVRHPIQQGQLAVLGPGDRISVAADAGQDAHRPALEVLLLGGKPIREPVFQYGPFVMNSKAELVAALEDYNAGRFGVIPPNALMPHRV from the coding sequence ATGCCAGCTATCACCGTCGACACCCAGACCATGTTGACCCTGCCCCGGATCGCGGCAGCGGCAGCGGGGGACACTGAACGCCCGGTGCGTTCGGTGACCACCGGCCCGCGCGGTTACGAAGGCGAGGGCTTTCCCGTCGTACGCGCCTTCGCCGGAGCGCGTGCCGTCGACCTCGACCCCTTCGTCCACATGGACCAGATGGGGGAGGTCGAGTACCAGCCCGGCGAGCCGCGGGGTACCGACTGGCACCCGCACCGCGGGTTCGAGACCGTCACCTACATGATCGACGGCCGATTCGCCCATCAGGATTCACACGGCGGCGGTGGCCTGATCGCCGACGGTGCCACCCAGTGGATGACCGCAGGGTCGGGCATCCTGCACATCGAGACCCCGCCGGCCGAGCTGGTCGAGAGTGGCGGCATGTTCCACGGCGTCCAGCTGTGGGTGAACCTGCCCAAGAAGGACAAGTTCGCGGCCCCGAAGTACCAGTCCATCGAGGGCGAGCAGGCGACTCTGCTCACGTCCACCGACGGTGGCGCGCTGGTGCGCATCATCGCCGGCGAGATCGACGGCCACGCCGGCCCGGGGTCTACGCACACCCCGATCACGTTGGCGCACGCCACCATCGAGCCGGGTGCGGAACTCAACCTGCCGTGGAACCGCGATTTCAACGCGTTGGTGTACATCCTGAGCGGCCGTGGCGCGGTCGGACCCGTGCGCCATCCCATCCAGCAGGGTCAGCTGGCCGTGCTGGGCCCCGGTGACCGGATCAGCGTCGCCGCGGACGCGGGCCAGGATGCTCACCGCCCGGCGCTGGAAGTGCTGTTGCTCGGGGGCAAGCCCATCCGGGAGCCGGTCTTCCAGTACGGACCGTTCGTGATGAATTCCAAGGCCGAGCTGGTGGCCGCGCTCGAGGACTACAACGCCGGCCGGTTCGGTGTCATCCCGCCGAACGCTCTGATGCCGCATCGGGTTTGA
- a CDS encoding putative PEP-binding protein, with translation MTSSSAATSLTREVTVLQGVPVVPGVRYAPVIRPGRMPQVDELSAGPEVAEAQRPAEAGRFAAAAAAVAGRLKDRAAHATGAASEVLAATAMLAQDRAWLGAAEKRINQGEPAVRATVEAAAQFTDLFTQMGGLMAERVTDLRDIRDRVVAELSGLAEPGVPVPDVPSILCAEDLAPADTAGLDPERIIALATTLGGPTSHTAIIARQLGIPCVVAVTGLDAVAPGTPVLVDGTRGTVEVDPDPDHARAQVDSAAAAAAATANWAGPGATRDGHPVAVLANVQDGASARAATQVPAEGIGLFRTELCFLNRDTEPTVGEQTEIYTEVLDAFPGRKVVIRTLDAGSDKPLRFAGHAEEANPALGVRGIRIAAGNPDLLDNQLEAIAAAAARSAASPWVMAPMIATPEEARNFAERVRAHGLTPGVMIEIPAAALLADRILAHVDFLSIGTNDLAQYTMAADRMSAELATLTDPWQPGVLALVAMAANAGAAVGKPVGVCGEAAADPLLACVLAGLGVSSLSAASAAVRAVGATLSAVTLAQCREAADAVLRTASAAQARAAALAVLG, from the coding sequence ATGACCAGTTCATCTGCCGCCACGTCACTCACCCGGGAAGTGACCGTGCTGCAAGGCGTTCCCGTGGTTCCCGGCGTCCGGTACGCCCCCGTGATCCGCCCGGGGCGGATGCCGCAGGTCGACGAGCTGAGCGCCGGCCCGGAGGTGGCCGAGGCGCAGCGGCCCGCCGAGGCCGGCCGCTTCGCCGCTGCGGCGGCCGCGGTCGCCGGCCGGCTCAAGGACCGCGCCGCACATGCCACCGGCGCGGCCTCCGAGGTGCTGGCTGCGACGGCCATGCTGGCTCAGGACCGGGCGTGGTTGGGTGCGGCGGAGAAGCGGATCAACCAGGGCGAACCCGCGGTGCGCGCCACCGTGGAGGCGGCCGCGCAGTTCACCGACCTGTTCACCCAGATGGGCGGGTTGATGGCCGAGCGGGTCACCGACCTGCGCGACATCCGCGACCGGGTGGTGGCCGAGCTGAGCGGCCTGGCGGAACCCGGCGTTCCGGTGCCGGACGTTCCGTCCATCTTGTGCGCCGAGGACCTCGCTCCCGCCGACACCGCCGGCCTGGACCCGGAGCGGATCATCGCGCTGGCCACCACCTTGGGCGGGCCCACCAGCCACACCGCGATCATCGCCCGTCAGCTCGGGATCCCCTGCGTCGTCGCGGTCACCGGACTCGACGCCGTGGCCCCCGGCACCCCGGTGCTGGTCGACGGCACCCGCGGCACCGTCGAGGTGGACCCGGACCCCGACCACGCCCGCGCGCAGGTGGACAGCGCGGCGGCGGCTGCTGCAGCCACCGCGAACTGGGCCGGTCCAGGGGCCACCCGCGACGGTCATCCGGTGGCGGTACTGGCCAATGTGCAGGACGGTGCCTCGGCCCGCGCGGCCACGCAGGTGCCCGCCGAGGGCATCGGGCTGTTCCGCACGGAGCTGTGCTTCCTCAACCGCGACACCGAGCCGACGGTGGGGGAGCAGACCGAGATCTACACCGAGGTGCTCGACGCGTTCCCCGGGCGCAAGGTGGTGATCCGCACGCTCGATGCGGGCTCGGACAAACCGCTGCGGTTCGCGGGGCACGCCGAGGAGGCCAATCCGGCACTGGGGGTGCGCGGAATCCGGATCGCCGCAGGCAACCCCGACCTCCTCGACAACCAGCTCGAGGCGATTGCCGCGGCGGCGGCGCGCTCGGCCGCCTCGCCGTGGGTGATGGCGCCCATGATCGCCACCCCGGAGGAAGCCAGGAACTTCGCCGAGCGGGTCCGGGCGCATGGCCTGACGCCCGGCGTGATGATCGAGATCCCCGCGGCCGCACTGCTGGCCGACCGCATCCTGGCGCACGTCGACTTCCTGTCGATCGGCACCAACGACCTGGCGCAATACACCATGGCCGCCGACCGGATGTCTGCCGAGCTGGCCACGCTCACCGACCCGTGGCAACCGGGCGTCCTGGCGTTGGTGGCGATGGCAGCCAACGCCGGCGCGGCGGTGGGCAAGCCTGTCGGGGTGTGTGGCGAGGCCGCGGCCGACCCGCTGCTGGCCTGCGTGTTGGCGGGACTGGGGGTCAGCTCGCTGTCGGCGGCATCGGCGGCGGTCAGGGCGGTGGGGGCCACCCTCTCCGCGGTGACGCTCGCACAGTGCCGGGAGGCTGCAGACGCCGTGCTGCGGACCGCCAGTGCGGCTCAGGCCCGCGCCGCCGCGCTCGCGGTGCTCGGCTGA
- a CDS encoding DeoR/GlpR family DNA-binding transcription regulator, whose amino-acid sequence MYPEERQQAIASLVMTRGRASVTELAEVYAVTTETVRRDLAVLDRAGLVRRVHGGAVPARALHVVEAGVAERDSTRTDHKDTIAHAATEFFPTSGASVLFDAGTTTARVAALLPPDQELTVVTNSVPIAARVAGSAPVSLHLLGGRVRGLTQAAVGEQVLRVLDTLRVDIAFIGTNGISAAHGLSTPDSEEAAVKRAMVRCANYVVVVSDSSKVGREEFVSFAAISEVDALVTDNEITDDARAAFTELGVEVVIA is encoded by the coding sequence GTGTACCCCGAAGAGCGTCAACAAGCCATCGCCTCGCTGGTGATGACCCGCGGCCGCGCTTCCGTGACCGAACTGGCCGAGGTCTACGCGGTCACCACCGAAACGGTGCGCCGCGACCTCGCGGTCCTCGATCGGGCCGGCCTGGTGCGCCGCGTGCACGGTGGGGCGGTCCCTGCGCGGGCGTTGCACGTCGTGGAAGCCGGCGTCGCCGAGCGCGACAGCACCCGGACCGACCACAAGGACACCATCGCCCACGCCGCCACGGAGTTCTTCCCCACCAGTGGTGCCAGCGTGCTGTTCGACGCCGGGACCACCACCGCCCGCGTGGCTGCCCTGCTACCCCCGGACCAGGAGCTGACCGTCGTGACCAACTCGGTGCCCATCGCCGCTCGGGTGGCCGGATCCGCCCCGGTGTCGCTGCACCTGCTCGGCGGGCGCGTACGCGGTCTCACCCAGGCCGCGGTCGGCGAACAGGTGCTGCGGGTGCTCGACACCCTGCGCGTGGACATCGCCTTCATCGGCACCAACGGCATCAGCGCCGCCCACGGACTGTCCACCCCCGACAGCGAGGAGGCAGCCGTCAAACGAGCCATGGTGCGCTGCGCCAATTACGTGGTGGTGGTCAGTGATTCGTCGAAGGTGGGCCGCGAGGAGTTCGTCAGCTTCGCCGCCATCAGCGAGGTCGACGCCCTGGTCACCGACAACGAGATCACCGACGACGCCCGAGCGGCGTTCACCGAACTCGGCGTCGAGGTGGTGATCGCATGA
- the pfkB gene encoding 1-phosphofructokinase yields the protein MIVTVTPNPSVDRTVSLPTALTRGAVHRITTVSSEPGGKGVNVARALTQAGLDALAVLPAPPSDPFVTALAAAGVPFATVPVAAPVRTNLAITETDGTTTKLNEPGATLDAAALTALTDTVVHRAAGADWVVLSGSLPPGAPDDWYADVVSALRSVGCRVAVDTSDAPLLALAGRFGDAAPDLVKPNSDELASLAGRSAAELEDDPDAVVEAARSLVNRGVGAVLATLGSAGAVLVNAQGAWLATPPPITVRSTVGAGDSALAGYVRADVAGAEAPRRLQMAVAYGSAAAALPGSALPSPADLDLSGVHVVSVIPTTPNLI from the coding sequence ATGATCGTCACCGTCACCCCCAATCCCAGTGTCGACCGCACCGTCAGCCTGCCCACTGCCCTGACCCGCGGCGCAGTGCACCGCATCACCACAGTGTCCTCCGAGCCCGGCGGCAAGGGTGTCAACGTCGCGCGTGCGCTCACCCAGGCCGGCCTGGACGCACTCGCGGTGTTGCCCGCACCGCCCAGCGACCCGTTCGTGACCGCCCTGGCCGCCGCAGGTGTGCCGTTCGCGACGGTACCGGTGGCCGCTCCCGTGCGCACCAACCTTGCCATCACCGAAACTGACGGCACCACAACAAAACTCAACGAGCCCGGTGCCACGCTGGACGCCGCCGCCCTGACTGCCCTCACCGACACGGTGGTGCACCGCGCCGCCGGCGCCGACTGGGTGGTGCTGTCGGGGTCACTCCCGCCCGGCGCCCCCGACGACTGGTACGCCGACGTCGTGTCCGCCTTGCGTTCCGTGGGGTGCCGGGTGGCTGTGGACACCTCCGACGCGCCGCTGCTGGCGCTGGCCGGCCGGTTCGGCGACGCCGCTCCCGATCTTGTCAAGCCCAACAGCGACGAACTGGCCAGCCTGGCCGGGCGGTCCGCCGCGGAGTTGGAGGACGACCCGGATGCGGTGGTCGAAGCGGCGCGATCCCTGGTGAACCGCGGCGTGGGTGCCGTCCTGGCGACGCTGGGATCGGCCGGTGCCGTGTTGGTGAACGCCCAGGGTGCCTGGCTGGCCACGCCCCCGCCCATCACTGTCCGGAGCACCGTCGGCGCCGGTGACTCCGCTCTGGCCGGATATGTGCGCGCCGATGTCGCCGGGGCCGAAGCACCCCGGCGCCTGCAGATGGCGGTGGCCTACGGCAGCGCCGCCGCTGCTCTGCCCGGCTCCGCGCTGCCCTCGCCCGCCGACCTCGATCTCTCCGGGGTCCACGTCGTCTCGGTGATCCCGACGACCCCGAACCTGATCTGA
- a CDS encoding PTS fructose transporter subunit IIABC, whose protein sequence is MTHSLHSITESTLVLLDVDAGHDKEAVIARLAAQVATAGRSHNADGLRDAAMAREAQSATGLPGGIAIPHCRSAHVDTATIAFARLSPKVDFGAPDGPADLVFLIAAPESGGSEHMKLLSSLARALVRPDFVASLRAAASADEVVELVEGVVNPAPAPVVPPAPEPEVSASRSIVAITACPTGIAHTYMAADSLAAAAARAGVNFTVETQGSSGSTPMSAATIAAADAVIFATDVGVKDRQRFAGKPVIASGVKRAINEPDAMIADALAAADDPAAARVEGSATATSSAAPSGNVGWGTRTRQILLTGVSYMIPFVAAGGLLIALGFLFAGYEIANTPEGGSQSYGNLYALQNSLTNLPPGGLTQYIGAVLFTLGGLAFGFLVPALAGYIAFAIADRPGIAPGFTAGAVAVFVGGGFIGGIVAGVMAGFAALWISRIAVPKWFRGLMPVVIIPLFASLIMGLLMFFLVGRPLAWVNTSLTDWLSSMSGTSAVVLGVILGLMMCFDLGGPVNKAAYAFATAGLAAATTASFTIMAAVMAAGMVPPLAMALASAVRPGLFTEPERENGRAAWLLGASFISEGAIPFAAADPLRVIPSMMAGGAVTGALSMALEVQCRAPHGGIFVLFAIDNKLGFVISLVAGTLVAAACVIAAKQFLGAKSKTASPELVTA, encoded by the coding sequence ATGACCCACTCCCTCCACTCCATCACGGAGAGCACACTGGTGCTGCTCGATGTCGATGCAGGCCACGACAAAGAAGCGGTGATCGCCCGGCTGGCTGCACAGGTGGCCACCGCCGGTCGTTCCCACAATGCCGACGGACTCCGCGACGCCGCCATGGCCCGCGAAGCCCAGTCGGCGACCGGTCTGCCCGGCGGGATCGCCATCCCGCACTGCCGATCCGCCCACGTCGACACCGCCACCATCGCATTCGCACGGCTGTCGCCGAAGGTGGATTTCGGCGCCCCGGATGGCCCCGCCGATCTGGTGTTCCTCATCGCCGCACCGGAATCCGGTGGTTCCGAGCACATGAAGCTGCTCTCCAGCCTGGCCCGGGCCCTGGTGCGCCCTGATTTCGTGGCCTCGTTGCGGGCCGCGGCCTCGGCCGACGAGGTGGTGGAACTGGTTGAGGGCGTGGTGAATCCGGCTCCGGCGCCGGTGGTTCCGCCGGCGCCCGAGCCCGAAGTCAGCGCGTCGAGGTCCATCGTCGCGATCACCGCCTGTCCCACCGGAATTGCGCACACCTACATGGCGGCCGACTCCCTGGCCGCTGCCGCGGCGCGGGCCGGGGTGAACTTCACCGTCGAGACGCAGGGCTCCTCGGGCAGCACCCCGATGTCGGCGGCCACCATTGCCGCCGCCGATGCCGTCATCTTCGCCACCGATGTCGGCGTGAAGGACCGTCAGCGCTTCGCCGGCAAGCCGGTGATCGCCTCCGGCGTCAAGCGTGCGATCAACGAGCCCGACGCCATGATCGCCGACGCGCTGGCCGCCGCCGACGATCCCGCAGCGGCCCGGGTCGAAGGATCCGCCACCGCAACCAGTTCCGCCGCCCCGTCGGGCAACGTCGGCTGGGGCACCCGCACCCGGCAGATCCTGCTCACCGGTGTGAGCTACATGATCCCGTTCGTCGCGGCCGGTGGTCTGCTCATCGCGCTGGGCTTCCTGTTCGCCGGCTACGAGATCGCCAACACCCCCGAGGGCGGGTCGCAGTCCTACGGCAACCTGTACGCGCTGCAGAACTCGCTGACCAACCTCCCGCCCGGCGGCCTGACGCAGTACATCGGCGCCGTGCTGTTCACCCTCGGCGGTCTGGCCTTCGGCTTCCTGGTGCCTGCGCTGGCCGGCTACATCGCCTTCGCCATCGCCGACCGGCCTGGTATCGCACCCGGTTTCACCGCCGGCGCGGTGGCGGTGTTCGTCGGCGGCGGCTTCATCGGCGGCATCGTCGCGGGTGTGATGGCCGGTTTTGCGGCGCTGTGGATCAGCCGGATCGCTGTGCCCAAGTGGTTCCGCGGTCTGATGCCCGTGGTGATCATCCCGCTGTTCGCCTCGCTGATCATGGGCCTGCTGATGTTTTTCCTGGTCGGCCGCCCCCTGGCGTGGGTGAACACCAGCCTGACCGATTGGCTGTCGAGCATGTCCGGCACCTCGGCGGTGGTGCTGGGAGTGATCCTGGGCCTGATGATGTGCTTCGACCTCGGCGGTCCGGTGAACAAGGCGGCCTACGCCTTCGCCACCGCCGGACTGGCCGCGGCCACCACCGCGTCCTTCACCATCATGGCGGCCGTGATGGCCGCGGGCATGGTGCCGCCGCTGGCGATGGCCCTGGCCTCGGCCGTGCGGCCCGGGCTGTTCACGGAGCCCGAGCGGGAGAACGGCCGCGCCGCCTGGCTTCTGGGCGCCTCGTTCATCTCGGAGGGCGCGATTCCCTTCGCCGCCGCCGACCCGCTGCGGGTGATCCCGTCGATGATGGCCGGCGGCGCGGTGACCGGCGCGCTGAGCATGGCGCTGGAGGTGCAGTGCCGCGCCCCGCACGGCGGCATCTTCGTCCTGTTCGCCATCGACAACAAGCTCGGCTTCGTGATCTCCTTGGTGGCAGGCACGCTGGTGGCCGCAGCCTGCGTGATCGCCGCCAAGCAGTTCCTGGGCGCCAAGTCCAAGACCGCCTCGCCCGAGCTCGTCACGGCCTGA
- a CDS encoding HPr family phosphocarrier protein: protein MHTKTVIVGSSIGLHARPAAVISEAAVKAGVPVTLSVDGGEPVDAGSALMIMTLGAGNGAQVTVASEDEAAVNEIAALVQQDLDA, encoded by the coding sequence ATGCACACCAAGACCGTCATCGTCGGCTCGTCCATCGGCCTGCACGCCCGCCCCGCGGCCGTCATCTCCGAGGCCGCCGTCAAAGCCGGCGTCCCCGTCACCCTCTCGGTGGACGGCGGCGAACCGGTGGACGCGGGCTCCGCGCTGATGATCATGACCCTGGGCGCCGGCAACGGCGCTCAGGTGACCGTCGCCTCCGAAGACGAAGCGGCGGTCAACGAGATCGCCGCGCTGGTGCAGCAGGACCTCGACGCCTGA
- a CDS encoding hemolysin family protein produces the protein MSSPWVIGLITVILIASSAFFVAVEFALIAARRHRIEDAAAGSRSARAALRSSGELSVLLAGSQLGITVCTLALGAITKPAVHHWLTPVFSSWGAPGWAADVAGFVLALVIVTFLHLVVGEMAPKSWAIAHPERSAIMLALPMRAFMAVFRPVLITLNRAANWMLRKVGVTPVDELAAGQDPDTLRHLVEHSTTVGTLDQQYSINLMSALELQALTVGDLVTGERPRGVASGADPATIQAESRATGHLRLLVLDGDEVRGVVHVRDSLSAETGCTAAELMRPALTLPAAVPVYEALRTMRETREHLAVVLDADDNPVGLITLTDVLDRLMPTSEAAA, from the coding sequence ATGAGCAGCCCGTGGGTGATCGGTCTGATCACCGTCATCTTGATCGCGTCGAGTGCGTTCTTCGTGGCCGTGGAATTCGCGCTGATCGCCGCGCGCCGGCACCGCATCGAGGACGCCGCTGCCGGCAGTCGCTCGGCCCGTGCCGCTTTGCGCAGCTCCGGTGAGCTGTCGGTGCTGCTGGCCGGCTCGCAGCTGGGCATCACTGTGTGCACGCTGGCGCTGGGTGCGATCACCAAACCCGCTGTGCACCATTGGCTCACACCGGTGTTCAGCTCGTGGGGCGCACCCGGCTGGGCCGCCGACGTGGCCGGCTTCGTGCTGGCGCTGGTGATCGTCACGTTCCTGCACCTGGTGGTAGGGGAGATGGCACCGAAGTCCTGGGCGATCGCGCATCCCGAGCGCTCGGCGATCATGCTGGCGCTGCCCATGCGGGCGTTCATGGCGGTGTTCCGACCGGTGCTGATCACGCTGAACCGCGCGGCGAACTGGATGCTGCGCAAGGTGGGCGTGACGCCCGTCGACGAGCTGGCCGCCGGTCAGGACCCCGACACTCTGCGGCATCTGGTGGAGCACTCGACCACCGTCGGGACACTCGACCAGCAGTACAGCATCAACCTGATGAGTGCGCTGGAACTGCAGGCGCTCACCGTCGGTGACCTGGTGACCGGGGAGAGGCCGCGGGGCGTTGCCTCCGGCGCCGATCCGGCAACCATTCAGGCCGAGTCGCGCGCCACCGGGCATCTGCGGCTGCTGGTGCTCGACGGCGATGAGGTCCGGGGCGTGGTGCACGTGCGCGACAGCTTGTCGGCTGAAACCGGTTGCACTGCAGCCGAGTTGATGCGACCCGCGCTGACGCTGCCGGCCGCAGTCCCGGTGTACGAGGCGCTGCGGACCATGCGGGAGACACGGGAGCATCTGGCGGTGGTGCTCGACGCCGACGACAACCCGGTGGGGCTGATCACGCTGACCGATGTGCTGGACCGGCTGATGCCGACCAGCGAGGCCGCCGCCTAG
- a CDS encoding hemolysin family protein gives MVTALAAIAFGIVVVLAITALTGYFVAQEFAYMAVDRSRLKARAQSGDAAAERALGVTKRTSFMLSGAQLGITVTGLLVGYVAEPLIGQGVGTLLGGAHVPTGIGVAVGAVVAIVFSTVVQMLFGELFPKNLAIARPEPVARALALSTTWYLRLFGWLIWLFDQSSNLLLRALRIEPVHDVEHSATPKDLEHIVAASRDAGELPPDLSALLDRTLDFPTRTAEHAMIPRSRVDVISADKPADEVLALMAQGHTRYPVVGEDVDDLRGVVHMLDLLDAAAPGGTAGTRCRPAVIVPTAMPLPSVLQALRAADDEMALVIDEYGGFAGVVTIEDMAEELVGEIDDEHDVDADDDAVAEGDGWLIPGDTPLDEVHRMFDRLLPEGDYETIAGLAIAEAGGLPAVGDTVSVVLEPEAEDLVADEPQPQDLLTIEIRAVDKHVPSQVFVAVRAEEVQR, from the coding sequence ATGGTGACAGCGCTCGCCGCGATCGCATTCGGCATCGTCGTCGTCCTCGCGATCACGGCCCTCACCGGCTACTTCGTCGCGCAGGAATTCGCCTACATGGCGGTCGACCGCTCGCGCCTCAAGGCGCGCGCCCAGTCCGGCGACGCCGCCGCCGAGCGGGCGCTGGGGGTCACCAAACGCACGTCGTTCATGCTCTCGGGCGCCCAACTGGGCATCACCGTCACCGGCCTGCTCGTCGGTTACGTCGCCGAACCCCTCATCGGGCAAGGTGTGGGCACCCTGCTCGGTGGCGCCCATGTGCCCACCGGCATCGGGGTCGCCGTCGGTGCGGTGGTGGCGATCGTGTTCTCGACGGTGGTGCAGATGCTCTTCGGTGAGCTGTTCCCGAAGAACCTGGCCATCGCCCGCCCCGAGCCCGTCGCGCGTGCGCTGGCGCTGTCCACGACCTGGTACCTGCGGCTGTTCGGATGGTTGATCTGGCTCTTCGACCAGAGCAGCAACCTGCTGCTGCGGGCATTGCGGATCGAACCCGTGCACGACGTCGAACATTCGGCCACCCCGAAGGATCTCGAGCACATCGTGGCCGCGTCCCGGGACGCCGGTGAGTTGCCGCCCGATCTGTCCGCGTTGCTGGACCGCACCCTGGACTTCCCCACCCGTACCGCCGAACACGCCATGATCCCGCGCTCGCGGGTGGACGTGATCTCCGCGGACAAGCCGGCCGACGAGGTGTTGGCGCTGATGGCGCAGGGGCACACCCGCTACCCGGTGGTGGGGGAGGACGTCGACGATCTGCGCGGCGTCGTGCACATGCTGGACCTGTTGGACGCCGCCGCACCGGGCGGCACCGCGGGCACCCGGTGCCGCCCGGCTGTGATCGTGCCCACCGCCATGCCGCTGCCGTCGGTGCTGCAGGCGCTGCGCGCCGCGGATGACGAAATGGCGCTGGTGATCGACGAATACGGGGGATTTGCCGGCGTCGTGACCATCGAGGACATGGCCGAGGAACTGGTGGGCGAGATCGACGACGAGCACGACGTCGATGCCGACGATGACGCCGTGGCCGAAGGCGACGGCTGGCTGATACCCGGTGACACCCCGCTCGACGAAGTGCACCGGATGTTCGATCGTCTGCTGCCCGAGGGGGATTACGAGACCATCGCCGGCCTGGCCATCGCCGAGGCCGGGGGTCTGCCCGCAGTGGGCGACACCGTGTCGGTGGTGTTGGAACCCGAGGCCGAGGATCTGGTGGCCGACGAGCCGCAACCCCAGGATCTGCTCACCATCGAAATCCGGGCCGTCGACAAACACGTGCCCTCGCAGGTGTTCGTCGCCGTGCGTGCCGAGGAGGTCCAGCGATGA
- a CDS encoding fumarylacetoacetate hydrolase family protein — MKFRRVLTDDVVTTEVLGEAGWQTAASPVGPTPFSAEWELATARRHLQQTSALLPFTPLSFRDCLLSEKHSVDAARGMINAFYPGTARITNTFEKLARRTFPAFLPKKLFYRQPIYYMSNALTIVPTGTPVSFPSYSTALDFELEVGFVLSKPLLDATAAQARDAIGAFVLLNDFSARDVQRDEMNTGLGPQKSKHFLTSLSDTAVTADEVLPRLGELTGSVIINGDTVSTVDYSGLQWSAEEALMHFSRDEQLLPGELIGLGTLAGGSGMETGRWLKPGDSLRLELDGIGVVEHRITT; from the coding sequence GTGAAGTTTCGCAGAGTGCTGACCGACGACGTGGTGACCACCGAGGTGCTCGGGGAGGCCGGCTGGCAGACCGCGGCGTCCCCCGTCGGCCCGACACCGTTCAGTGCCGAATGGGAGCTCGCCACCGCCCGGCGTCATCTGCAGCAGACCAGCGCACTGCTGCCGTTCACCCCGTTGTCGTTCCGGGACTGTCTGCTCTCCGAGAAGCACAGCGTCGACGCGGCGCGCGGCATGATCAATGCCTTCTACCCGGGCACCGCCCGCATCACCAATACCTTCGAAAAGCTGGCGCGCAGAACGTTTCCCGCTTTCCTGCCGAAGAAGCTGTTCTACCGTCAGCCGATCTACTACATGTCCAACGCGCTGACCATCGTGCCTACCGGAACGCCGGTGAGCTTCCCCAGCTACAGCACCGCCCTGGACTTCGAGCTCGAGGTGGGCTTTGTTCTGTCCAAGCCACTGCTGGACGCCACCGCTGCCCAGGCACGGGACGCCATCGGCGCCTTCGTGCTGCTCAACGACTTCAGTGCGCGTGACGTGCAGCGCGACGAGATGAACACCGGGCTGGGGCCGCAGAAGTCCAAGCACTTTCTGACCTCGCTGTCGGACACCGCCGTGACGGCCGACGAGGTCCTGCCCCGACTGGGCGAACTGACCGGTTCGGTGATCATCAACGGCGACACCGTGAGCACGGTCGACTACTCGGGGCTGCAGTGGTCGGCCGAGGAGGCGCTGATGCACTTCTCCCGCGACGAACAGTTGCTGCCCGGTGAGCTGATCGGCCTGGGCACGCTGGCCGGCGGGTCCGGCATGGAGACCGGCCGATGGCTGAAACCCGGCGACAGCCTCCGCCTGGAACTCGACGGCATCGGCGTCGTCGAGCACCGCATCACCACCTGA
- a CDS encoding Dps family protein codes for MPSFTVPGMSEADARKVTDLLQKQLSTYNDLHLTLKHVHWNVVGPNFIGVHEMIDPQVELVRGYADETAERIAALGASPQGTPGAILKDRTWDDYSVGRDNVLAHLAAVNLVYDGVIEDTRKYIETLGDLDPVSEDMLIGHSAELEKFQWFVRAHLENSGGEIVTAGETTEKGAASKAKEKAKK; via the coding sequence GTGCCTAGCTTTACCGTGCCCGGAATGTCCGAAGCGGACGCCCGCAAGGTCACCGATCTGCTGCAGAAGCAGTTGAGCACGTACAACGATCTGCATCTGACGCTCAAGCACGTGCACTGGAATGTGGTGGGCCCCAACTTCATCGGTGTGCACGAGATGATCGATCCGCAGGTGGAGCTGGTTCGCGGCTACGCCGACGAGACCGCAGAGCGCATCGCCGCACTGGGAGCCTCGCCGCAGGGCACGCCCGGCGCCATCCTCAAAGACCGGACCTGGGATGACTACTCGGTGGGGCGCGACAATGTGCTCGCCCACCTCGCCGCGGTGAACTTGGTGTACGACGGCGTGATCGAGGACACCCGCAAATACATCGAAACCCTCGGTGACCTCGACCCCGTGTCGGAGGACATGCTGATCGGCCACTCCGCCGAACTCGAGAAGTTCCAGTGGTTCGTACGTGCCCACCTGGAGAACTCCGGCGGCGAGATCGTCACCGCCGGCGAGACCACCGAAAAGGGTGCCGCCAGCAAGGCCAAGGAGAAGGCCAAGAAGTAG